Proteins encoded together in one Amblyomma americanum isolate KBUSLIRL-KWMA chromosome 1, ASM5285725v1, whole genome shotgun sequence window:
- the LOC144114318 gene encoding uncharacterized protein LOC144114318, whose protein sequence is MATGSSSSGATPLCGTYPNAYSPNPLHDDSEMDSRDTSPQNQDLLSSSSVENASSPLGGGPGWQHALNKRRAKKLRRQARQAQNPSTPDSSASVGGNPPSTSGQSSNAIRPPGTHRPKLQPLPKNDIKVVIRPTRGLALKTYPTRVISAALVHSCRDPTKVKGKYILRPHVGSKILVISTLHEETAAELCKITHLTLDKSPHPVRAYVPFPATTLRGVIHGLDPQETRDTLVPGVRIRDNRIELLDARILGSSTTALLTLEGTQLPRSVYYDGCEYPCFTYRPARQFCHICMQPGHCPDVCPTPKVRVCRLCGAQDPPITHQCQPKCGLCACQHETGSRECLKRLKPARTPRPATNKGAKKMTHQSRKDAGPRIYNNRWFSSDDEETTGCNQSSSRSRSRSNSRPRTKTPVPPPALPAADEGKRNKKTPPQGQKQVSWAEKVQGPPAPSNDPRFE, encoded by the coding sequence ATGGCCACTGGGTCGTCGTCGAGCGGTGCGACACCGCTATGCGGCACCTACCCGAATGCATACTCTCCAAACCCGTTGCACGACGACTCCGAAATGGATTCCCGTGACACTTCCCCGCAGAACCAGGATCTTCTGTCCTCTTCGTCCGTGGAGAATGCGAGCTCACCTCTTGGCGGTGGTCCAGGCTGGCAGCACGCACTCAACAAGCGACGGGCAAAGAAGCTCCGCAGACAGGCCAGGCAAGCCCAGAATCCATCCACTCCGGACTCTTCTGCCTCCGTGGGTGGAAACCCGCCGAGCACGTCAGGACAGTCATCGAACGCAATCCGTCCACCGGGCACTCACCGTCCCAAGCTTCAACCCCTTCCAAAAAATGATATAAAAGTCGTCATCCGACCGACACGTGGGCTAGCGCTCAAGACCTACCCGACCCGTGTCATTTCGGCAGCGCTCGTTCATTCCTGCCGAGACCCgaccaaggtgaaaggcaaatacATACTCCGACCTCATGTCGGGTCCAAAATCCTCGTAATCAGCACCCTGCACGAAGAAACAGCGGCGGAGCTCTGTAAGATCACCCACCTCACCCTGGACAAGAGCCCCCACCCCGTGCGAGCGTACGTCCCTTTTCCAGCTACCACACTCCGAGGGGTCATTCACGGACTCGATCCCCAGGAGACACGCGACACCCTCGTGCCGGGGGTGCGCATCAGGGACAACCGTATCGAACTGTTAGACGCCAGAATTCTCGGCTCTTCAACGACAGCCCTTCTCACGCTCGAAGGAACCCAACTCCCCCGATCCGTATACTACGACGGCTGCGAATACCCGTGCTTCACGTACAGGCCAGCCAGGCAATTCTGCCATATATGCATGCAACCCGGACATTGCCCGGACGTCTGCCCGACACCAAAAGTTAGAGTCTGCCGCCTATGCGGGGCCCAGGACCCGCCCATAACACACCAGTGCCAACCCAAGTGCGGACTGTGCGCCTGCCAGCACGAGACGGGATCCCGGGAGTGCCTAAAACgtctaaaaccagccagaacaccacGACCCGCTACTAACAAAGGCGCCAAGAAGATGACTCACCAGTCCCGTAAAGACGCGGGACCCAGGATCTACAACAACAGATGGTTCTCATCGGACGACGAGGAGACTACAGGTTGTAACCAGAGCAGCAGCCGCTCACGGAGCCGTTCCAACTCCAGACCCCGGACGAAGACACCAGTCCCGCCCCCAGCCCTTCCGGCCGCGGACGAGGGAAAACGAAATAAGAAGACGCCACCGCAAGGCCAAAAGCAAGTGAGCTGGGCAGAGAAAGTGCAGGGACCTCCCGCTCCTTCAAACGACCCCCGTTTCGAATAG